Genomic window (Helianthus annuus cultivar XRQ/B chromosome 3, HanXRQr2.0-SUNRISE, whole genome shotgun sequence):
acatgggttgaataaatgtaattttatattttacaatttttttatattaCCCTTAtttaaaaaagtaataaaaaacaattttaattaaatttaaGAGATGATACGATGTTAACATGTATTCTAAGAAAATCTAATATCATATAATAATAGATTATAAATAATTTATGTTAAGTTGATTTATCATTCACATATTTTATTACTCACAATATTTTATATTATTCATAGCAACTAATGgttttataatattattaatttatataaattCTTCTGTTGATTTAGCATAATGGATGAATCATAAATAAATAAGAAGATATTGAAACTACCTTTATCTGATAATTTAAGTTAATCGCATAATAGTTTTATAtgaatttttattatataatttaaataaaaaaatttgagGGCGGAGGAGAGGttgccatgtggcattaattgGAGTCCTTTATAAGAATTtagattattatttaataaaatagataaataaaaaaaataagggtgagaccagagaatgacacgtgtccaaaagagatttttgtttattagtaccaaataatataaaaatatatatctttaaaaatctcgtttattacacgggttgaataaacgtaattttatatatcaaataataaaacaatatatatttaaaaatctcgtttattacatggattgaataaatgtaattttatattttacaatttttttatattaCCCTTAtttaaaaaagtaataaaaaacaattttaattaaatttaaGAGATGATACGATGTTAACATGTATTCTAAGAAAATCTAATATCATATAATAATAGATTATAAATAATTTATGTTAAGTTGATTTATCATTCACATATTTTATTACTCACAATATTTTCTATTATTCATAGCAACTAATGgttttataatattattaatttatataaattCGTCTGTTGATTTAGCATAATGGATGAATCATAAATAAATAAGAAAGAACTTGAAACTACCTTTATCTGATAATTTAAGTTAATGCATAATAGTTTTATATGAATTTTTATTATatcatttaaataaaaaaattgaggGGAGGAGATATTGCCATGTGGTATTAATTGGAGTCGTTTATTAGAagactaggttagaaccccgtgaaTTACACGGATTGaacaaatataattttatatactaaataaaaaataatatatttttgaaaaactcatttattacacgtgttgagtatatataattttatatattaaataataaaaagttatatatttaagaacctcgtttattgtgcgggttgaataatgtaattttatatatcaaataataaaaaagttaaatttaaaaaaaaaaactttgtgtATTCACGGGTgaaagaaatgtaattttatatactaaataataaaaaagttatatttaaaaaaactccgtgtattgtacgggttgaataaatctaattttatataataaaaaatgttatatctttaaaaaccctgtatattacacgagtttatctattgttaaaaaaatctttctaaatcaaaatggatttttttatattttttaaattaggttaatactattttaaatatttggtttgattaataagttgttataatttctcatagttaacaataataacattaacaataaataatatgcATGTTTATCTACTGTTAAGTAAAACAATGTCTTTGAGTTTAGATAGATCAGAAGATCCGAGTTCGATCCCAGATGTAAGGGCTGTTGAATTTCGGGGGGAAATCGATCATGGGCTGCAGAGGGGGGCAACACCCAACCCTTCCCTCTGCTGCCTCCTCACTTCTCTCTCGTTGGTGACTGTTGGTGGctgttgttgtggtggtgtttTGTGATGAGTTAAGGGTTGTAGGGGTTAGGTTTAGATGGTGAAGGTGGGTGTAGGTGGAGCtagaggtggaggtggaggtggaggtgggtggCTATGGTGATGGAGGAGGTGGGTGGCTATGGTGATGGAGGAGGTGGGTGGCTATGGTGATGGTGGCCGGTTGTTTTGTAGAAAACAAAAGAGTTTGTTGGCCTCACACTTTTAATATAATAGTAtcttttattggtttcttttattatataataagtatataataagtatataatatcatttattttatttttttaaaataaaacctATGTTTCTAAAAAACGAACATTTTATCAATAtatagttagtccatgtggtttgcataaaataacatacttaggtactaatagtttaaaatcaccttctagggtattaacttttcattttgtaacgtttggaggtattaacttctagggtattaacatagttagtctctgtggtttgcacaaaataacatatttaggtactaatagaatgtgattttaagcttacaaataacgttaataccttcaaacgttacaaaatgaaaagttaataccctataatgtgattctaaactattagtacctaagtatgttattttgtgtaaaccacaaggactaactatgtaattagcTCTTTACCTTTATAATCTTCCGTTTAAACCAAAAAAGAAGAATATATCTTTAAACCTTTTTCAAATAACAAacgttttaaatttatttttttctaataatCTTTAACGTTTACTTTAATAATTATATACCATTAGGGATGGTCTAAGGTCTAGGAATAATGACAAATGTTCCtctattggtttcttttattatatagtatagatttatatTAGTAAATAAATAAcctttaaataaattttcaaggCTCAAATTGGGCCTAGCCCTAAAACACTTTCCTATATATTCTGCATGGAAGACGAATGCCTTGAACCATTCCACAAACACCAAAACCCTAGTTTTGTATTCTCTAACGATGGAAGACGTGTTACCAGAAAGTGTCATGTTGGACGTTTTATCCAGACTTCCAGTCAAAGCAATCGTCCGCTTCAAGTGCGTGTGCAGAAAGTGGCGTGATCTTGTTTCCGATCCTTACTTTGTTCGTCTTCATCTCTCCAGATCGCATGAAGCCCTGATGATTTATAAATGCTGCATTGGTACGCAAGGAAGTTTAGAGTGGGTTGAGATGATGGAACACGAAGATAAGTACCACCTCCACCCTGTGAAGAGCCTAATTTGTGTTAGAGGTCCTCCTTTTAGTTTCGCGGGTTCCGTCAATGGTTTGATCTGCTGTTATCGTCCATATGATTCAGTTTACATATTAAATCCTGTTTTGAAAGAATATATGATCCTTCCTAAACTACAATTGGAGAATGAGATGTGTAGTTATGGTTTCGGTGTTTCAACAGTAGGGGAATACAAAGTGATACTTTGCAACCCGACAGTAAGCTTTGTCCAAAATAAGGTTTACGGGACTGATCATACTTTAGTTCACACTATTGGCACTAACCAATGGAGAGTTTTGGGACAAACTCCTAACCACACAAACTCAATACAGATAGGCCCTGGTGTATTTCTAAATAGTCATGTGTATTGGCTTGGTTATGGCCAAGTTTACGATTTTGATTTGAATACCGAGACATTTGAGTTATTTCCATCTCCTAGTGGACGTTACCGAAAATCCAAGTTAGGAGTCCTGAAAGGTAAGTTAAGTTTAATCTTATTGGGTTCCTTAGGATTAGAGGTTTGGGTGATGAATGGGAAATCTTGGTATAAAGAGAGAACTATCCAACAAAACATAAGAACTATTCTTAGATCGTATCCCGTGTGTCTCATAGATGGTTTAAAAGATACTGGTATTTTGATAGTCCATGATGAAGCAACAAAAAAGCTTCTGGCCTATTGTCTTAACACGAATGCTACTCTACACCTAAATTGTCGGGCCGACTTCTTTACCATAATGACTTATCGTCCTAGCTTTGTTAAACTCCACAGCTTTCAGAGAGTTGATTTCCGGTACGACAAGGTAACGAAACAGCATTATTATTtcttttgaaaatgttgtttttatttcttattaTTTTGCGTCCAAGGAGTTTCAAGGTTTGGTTGGTCACCAGTAATCTGCCGTAAAACTTCGTAAGAAAAGAAGAATTGAATGCAAATTTGTTAAGACAACATTTTAACTGTCTTTTTATTTGGCTTTTGCTTTGATCTAGTTGACTCAGCCTAAATTtaaagtgtgtatatatatatgaaaatatTCCAAATTTGAGGTAATTACTGTGATGATATGGTAGTATGGATTGTTTACATAGTTTTTTAGGGAAAAAAATACAAAGAGTGAGTCAGTTAACAGAACCCGATCCAATCAGTGGTTTCAATTATTTCATGAATAATTTCACATTCCAATGAAGATCCTAAATGCCCCCGGCCAAAATGCTCATTCTTCATTTTAAGTCTAGTCTTACTAACACAGTGAGTGTCTTAATACACTCTTACTAatgctttttatttttatttcaatcATTAACAAACCAAACGCAAAGTGTTTGCCGTCTCACTAGAGTCTTAATTGCCAGTGTTTTTTAATACTAAAAGTCCACTCCGGTAGAGTAATATCATGCAGCACATATTACAGTCCACTCTAGTAAGTAATATCATACAAAACTCATTAGATTACAGCAAATGACTTCAAGAAATACTACAAAATGAAATAAATATTACAGCAAACAAATTTCAACTAAAGACGACCTATCGTGGTATATATGCTGAACGTTAATCCCATCTGCGGTAGATGTAATGTTATTGCTGAATCGGTGGAACACACCCTTTTCAATTGTTATGGGCGATTCTTTTGACTTGTATGTGGGAGATTTGGGAAGAACGTAATGAGATGGAGTTCAATAAACGTTCCATTCCTATATATTATGTGGCATGCGTTTCGTTAGCTAAGGTGtatgacgacgggggtagcccaaagacaaataaaactattaatatgcaaagagcttaaaaggttgaaaggttcatcggatgaaaagttgcataatgagtgaatcgaggaacagtaactagtcatgtccaccaactcatctcaccaacttacgctcaccaactcacaaagtcagagcaggtctgtacaggcacaccctattaaccaggggtccaaagccttgaaccccaaaaggggaaaccctccataagcaaacaggtctcactagtatagtccataccatttcgagaagtgtcttccactataagaagacagctcaataACACTTCAAGGACATTCCAAAAGGCAGAGAGATTCCTCAATCTCTTGTCATTCGAAGAGTTCTTGTCACTTCCAAATAactcttcatcagattcatctcattcattctatttgctttcttttcttgaTCCGAGTCAACCttggagaaagaacttcaaagcaaataactcaaatatactagtgaacctccttccacgttttgcaaacgtggagggaccccgcgacctgcgttaggcaaaatcaaacctttcagcccttttgcctgaccagtccagctaccatccttggtcccgtgtttgttgcatcaacaagttggcgcccaccgtggggctacgccgctgtttctCCTCAAAAGAGACCTGGTACGTGTAGCTCCTTCCATTCCAAACCActatgtcagaaagtggatctccgggagaggtcaaccagatccctaacacctctaccccgggaagtggtcaagctcacacaacaataacaacgcctttttcaactccggggagtacacccgagttcctcacctttaacacaccaaccccatccagatctggagctccgtctcccaacgttggtgtgtcTGACACTCCGACACGcattgaacttacccccgagggggtcgctcaTAACTTCCTTGAGCTGAGAtcacttcttaaccaacatgtgaacagagaaagggaaaagggtgtaaggattcgtctagattaCGACGAGCCTGAGCCAACGTTATCTCCTGGACCACCTCTACCACCCTTCGTTACAAGAAGTGAAGCCGGTCCTAGCAACCCTTCAAACCTGCACCCTTATCTGTCCACTGTGACGAACCCCACTGTTCATCCCattctctcttcccaaccaactgTTAGTGGTACCcctctgggacacgagttaacactcgaccaactcctacaatccccggtgaccagttgtcccacttctctgaataccacatgggagcaagccttgtccgtgctccctttagcacgaagtgctgttgccAGCACCCCTCTTGGGGTAAATTGCTCGGTTGGTcctggaagccttcaaggtttcaATTTCGTGCCCAATATGATGTCTCAGATGATGGCCCATTTCCCTTGGCagcacttcatcaatcaagtgctgGCCACCCAGGGAAACCAGGGCAATAATAACAACGGAGGCACGAGACCTGAAGAGgacttggctaaaccttacaagccaagcaacctttcatgcttttcaagacagatagctgattatgacTTCCAGTCAAAAATCAAAATGCCTGCCCACATCAAAACGTATGATGGGACCGAAGACCCCGAAGATCATCTTCAAATCTTTACTGgtgctgctcgaatagaaaaatggtcgaatgctgaatgttgcctaatgttcatgcaaaccctcatTGGGTCCGCTAGAAtttggttcaacgacctacctgctcaaagcattcgaagctttgatgatctcagcagaggcttcctggcaaacttctcccaacaaaggagaTACGTTAAAGACGCGACTGTAATCTTCCAAATAAAACAACGAGATGATGAAAGCCTACGAGCATTCATTGAACGGTACAAGAAAGAAGGGCTAACCTACGTGGGGGCTGATGAGAAAATGAGGGttgccggttttatgaacgccataacctccaagtatctcacacgagatttcaacaaatctctacccaaaaccttggaagaagcccttgaaagagcTGAGGCTCACATCCGAGGAGAAGAAGCTGTTGATatcaaggaacaaaggaaaaggGGTTCCGGTTGGCAAAGCAGcagcccagccagaaagagaggaaactttaattcttacgacagacgctcaaagggttcagaccctcgaagggttgaagggcgAAGCCCTCCAAGCAGGGATAAGAGTATGAGTTTCACCcctctcaccaaaacccctcaagaaatcctggcaacggaagaGGTCAAGCAAAACTTCAGACCTCCCAGACCTCTTCCCAAAAGTCGGAAAAACGAGAACTCCACTCagttctgtgaattccatgaagaaaagggacatcacaccaacgattgcttccagCTGAAAAAGAGAATTGAGGAAGCTGTCAAGTCAGGGGAACTTGCCCACTTGGTCAAGggagttcgagacaagatggccgaaaacaaagggaaggaagtaaacatggtatGTTCTGACGAAAAGGTCCCTTACAAGAAGCGACGGTTGGAGGATTGGGAACTTCAGTGTGTTTGCTTCCCCCCAACAAGGAAGGACCCGCTCCCtggtccccttgtggttgaagccaTCGTGGGTACCTTACAAACAtgcaaagcatacatagacacgggagcagccactgaaatcatgttcgagaagtttttcaatcaactaaGCAATGAggagcgttcaaggcttcaaccctccgggACCTCCATAAAGGGTATCGCTGACATAACCCTGAAGCCTTTGGGGCAAATAACCCTTGATGTTTGTCTTAAAGAGGGATCAAAGGAAAGAACCCGATCACTAACAttcgtggttatcaacatcccttccaactacgacgtaatcatagggaggcccggacaatgtgcattttacatggctgtgtctgttggccatggcactgtcaagTTTCCAACCGAGAGAGGGAtcgcaacccttcaaccctctcaggaagcttacctGATCGAAGGAGAAAGTTCTAATGACGAGAAAGACAAGCAGgggttagtcatcaaccctaaGTACCCCGAACAGCGGATAAGGGTCAATCCCAACCTCTCTCAAGAtactctttcataccttgaaaagctgctaaaaCATCACAGCGATGTGTTCGCCTGGTCTCCCGAAAACATGACCGGGatccctcgaagcattgctgaacatgagcTAAGAATACCGCCGAATGTCAAGccagtggttcaaaagaaaagaagtttggcacctgaaagaagcctggcagcttgccaagaggttgaaaagcttgtatcagctggcATCCTCCGAGAGGTTAAGTATCAATCATGGATTGCTAATCCTGTCATGGTCCgaaaacccgacaactcttggagaatgtgtatagatttcaaggatcttaacaaagcttgtcctaaagattgCTACCCGCTCCCAGAAATTGACCTTAAGGTTGATTCCCTCACGGGATACCCGTTCAAATGCTTccttgatgcatacaaaggctatcaccagATCCTCATgaaagaagaggatgaagaaaaaacggctttccacacagacaagggcattttctgttaccaaaaaatgccttttggtcTCAAGAATGCAGGAGCCACTTACCAACGACTCGTCGATAAAGCCTTCGAAAGCCAAATTGGAAGAAACATGGAAGCGTATGTCGATGACCTGGTAATCAAAAGCAAAACGGAGTACCAGATgcttgatgacatccaagaaaccttcaagaatcttagaaagatcaacatgaagcttaacccggAAAAATGTTCGTTCGGATTtgatgaaggaaaattcctgggtcatattgttggaaaacaaagcatcaaggccaaccccaacaaagtaaaagctgttctcgaagctaaaccaccaagaaccaagaaagaggttgaaagcttgaatgggaagcttgcagccttgaagcgttttacctcaaaactggcaGAAAGGTCCCTACcgttctacaaaacgctcaagaattgttcagataagaaagatttcagatggaccgagGAGGCTGAGaaagctttcaatcaaatgaagcagcaccttgCTTCACTGCCAGATATTGCAGCACCTGAAACcggggagctcatatcggtgtacctctcagttgccgacgaagccatcagtgcagtcctcaccattgaaagggacaaggctcaggtacccgtctattttttcagcaaaactttaaaactagctgaaaccaaatatcctccccttgaaaaactagccctagccttggtccaa
Coding sequences:
- the LOC110932039 gene encoding putative F-box protein At4g38870, with the translated sequence MEDVLPESVMLDVLSRLPVKAIVRFKCVCRKWRDLVSDPYFVRLHLSRSHEALMIYKCCIGTQGSLEWVEMMEHEDKYHLHPVKSLICVRGPPFSFAGSVNGLICCYRPYDSVYILNPVLKEYMILPKLQLENEMCSYGFGVSTVGEYKVILCNPTVSFVQNKVYGTDHTLVHTIGTNQWRVLGQTPNHTNSIQIGPGVFLNSHVYWLGYGQVYDFDLNTETFELFPSPSGRYRKSKLGVLKGKLSLILLGSLGLEVWVMNGKSWYKERTIQQNIRTILRSYPVCLIDGLKDTGILIVHDEATKKLLAYCLNTNATLHLNCRADFFTIMTYRPSFVKLHSFQRVDFRYDKVTKQHYYFF